In Leishmania braziliensis MHOM/BR/75/M2904 complete genome, chromosome 31, one genomic interval encodes:
- a CDS encoding putative p-glycoprotein e has protein sequence MHSLYGAEPSYAVQAEDRSGWIFGPLFYTWIGDLMQRAAREELSADRLPRPMREYRAYNAGVALSAELQRQRARRHAWDGYVGARVGVLWDDASDGVLRWVGAVQQYGTPRQLYAGVEWRVAPSRRRGGWAGRCMRRLLCRRGHSPVPEHGPGAYHRGEVDGEHLFDPVEDDTVLTCERVEDVFFWREKPEGEARGASATGEGPGGDSEGGGGGTSAESGIGIPAPPTCMSVTRALIHVLRWQLLLLGLLRVTVEVSTLLTPMALSWYLRLLQSSADTPSADSASSGASSAASTSSELFSSAEGESMRGGAWQTLASVLLLFSIALVRSLALQKYIQVVHRNAYAIRSALSSCVTAKCLCIASRELRRPELNPGRIVNLISTDVASVESMLYVLWMTVTVPLQVCVTVFLLYRSIGQMTGISIVVLLPSLPVQVVLTRMTYAYTLDMAKLSDARIRFVNEFLSGIRSVKFMSLEDIFEREIDKRRRVELRAVRRYQLVSIATSLLSQCVPTCTTAAVIVAYYRTGKPMSPAVIYPILSLLGLLDIPFEVIANLIGVYAQFLVSMRRLTSFLAADDAQARDILEEALASGEGDDVGAVLCNATVSTYKAVPLPPPRSRRSSGEGDTHYELRAKTVLTDVDLRVPRGRLTVVLGPTGSGKSTLLDALIGALAVTRGRVACSRSVAYVPQQPWIMSATLRDNVVFFGAPDAVAFERAVRSSQLATDLALLADGAETEIGERGINLSGGQRARVSLARAVYADRDVYVLDDPLSALDAQVGERVMRECVCGALAGKTRVLATHQVSAAAYADLVVLLEEGRVAFQGSYAAYRDFARVHYERSLSGISKSWSYAAHTVSELASAVDLAKLDDVLEEKAALSRALTETALESNAAVLCVAHPLTHSVLSDALTEAVPNVTVVESGEEKAVGAVPWAVYRRYIEACGGWGTVCSILIFFLVTEAVSRSADVWLSLWSGGMLEGLSAYWRLAPYVASVLVAITVSPSRDLWCFTAMRRASYSVHAGLLHTLTRARLSFFDVTPHGRLINRMSRDMGLIDWDLPASVDILLFFFFYLIGYFLLMITSQPFVLVILVPAVVVYSRIFRFFCAANREMQRLLNISNSPVFSILSEVLAGHWTIRTYGRDRDVMREVLERLDGVFACAYMQCMGSNWLSVRVELLGNVAVSGLAVLGVLSTQLPWMHMNLGLLALTISKASSITMVLSRFIIYGASAEASMNCVERVLYYTDNAPTEDMGGCKSAVEACSSDALSAAADGGEAAAAAPAGSIVFEHVDMRYRPGLPLVLRDVCFAVAPGQKVGVVGRTGSGKSTLLLAFLRLVEVCGGRMLVCGRDARDYDVRGLRQLFSMIPQDPLLFDGTVRSNVDPFGRCGDAAVWRALRQVGMEERVRGEAGGLDGRVQEGGANYSVGQRQLLCLARALLKRGSAFLLMDEATANVDPALDRQIQRTVQHTFRDYTVVTIAHRLHTVAACDAILVMDQGRVLEFGSPRELVEREGSAFSALVRSLSKGAQQAFRVALEERYGSASV, from the coding sequence ATGCACTCGCTTTACGGGGCGGAGCCGTCCTATGCCGTACAGGCGGAGGACCGCTCGGGCTGGATCTTTGGCCCGCTCTTCTACACATGGATTGGCGACCTCATGCAGCGCGCGGCGCGAGAGGAGCTGAGCGCGGATCGGCTGCCGCGCCCCATGCGGGAGTACCGCGCCTACAACGCCGGCGTCGCACTGTccgcggagctgcagcgtcagcggGCGCGCCGCCATGCGTGGGACGGCTACGTGGGCGCGCGCGTCGGGGTGCTCTGGGATGACGCCAGCGACGGCGTGCTGCGCTGGGTgggtgcggtgcagcagtacGGCACGCCGCGGCAGCTGTACGCGGGCGTGGAGTGGCGCGTGGCCCCGTCGCGGCGTCGTGGCGGCTGGGCTGGCCGCTGCATGCGccggctgctgtgccgccgaGGCCACAGCCCTGTCCCCGAGCACGGCCCGGGGGCGTACCACCGCGGCGAGGTGGATGGCGAGCACCTCTTCGACCCTGTGGAGGACGACACGGTGCTGACGTGCGAGCGGGTGGAGGATGTGTTTTTCTGGCGAGAAAAGCCCGAAGGGGAGGCCCGTGGAGCATCAGCTACCGGAGAGGGTCCCGGCGGCGACTCagaggggggcggtgggGGAACATCAGCGGAGAGTGGGATAGGCATTCCCGCCCCACCGACGTGCATGTCTGTAACGCGGGCTCTCATTCACGTTCTCCGCTGGCAACTGCTTCTTTTGGGGCTATTGCGTGTGACAGTGGAGGTTTCGACTCTTCTGACTCCCATGGCGCTCAGTTGGtaccttcgcctcctccagagCAGTGCAGACACTCCATCTGCTGATAGTgcaagcagcggcgccagcagcgcggcTTCTACGTCTTCGGAGTTATTCAGCTCTGCGGAGGGCGAGAGCATGAGGGGTGGTGCGTGGCAGACCTTGGCAAgcgtccttctcctctttaGCATTGCGCTCGTGCGCAGTCTTGCCCTTCAGAAGTACATTCAGGTTGTTCACCGTAACGCGTACGCCATTCGGTCGGCCTTGTCTTCCTGCGTCACAGCCAAGTGCCTGTGCATTGCGTCGCGAGAACTCCGGCGTCCTGAGCTGAACCCTGGACGCATCGTGAACCTCATCTCGACGGATGTGGCAAGTGTAGAGAGCATGCTTTACGTCTTGTGGATGACAGTGACGGTGCCACTTCAAGTGTGTGTTACTGTGTTCCTGCTCTACCGGAGCATTGGGCAGATGACGGGCATCAGCATTGTGGTACTGTTACCCTCCTTGCCGGTGCAGGTTGTTCTGACAAGAATGACGTACGCTTATACCTTAGACATGGCAAAGCTCTCTGACGCCCGCATTCGCTTTGTGAACGAGTTCCTCTCCGGCATCCGCTCCGTCAAGTTCATGAGTCTCGAGGACATCTTCGAGAGGGAGATCGATAAGCGCAGAAGAGTCGAGCTCCGTGCTGTACGTCGATACCAGCTCGTTTCCATCGCTACCTCGTTGCTTTCCCAGTGTGTGCCAACCTGCACAACAGCTGCGGTCATTGTGGCTTACTACCGCACGGGTAAGCCCATGTCCCCCGCTGTCATTTACCCCATTCTCTCGCTGCTCGGCCTCCTGGATATCCCCTTTGAGGTCATTGCGAACCTCATTGGTGTGTATGCGCAGTTCTTGGTGTCGATGCGGCGCCTCACCTCCTTCCTCGCCGCTGACGACGCGCAGGCACGCGACATCCTTGAGGAGGCTCTGGCGTCGGGGGAGGGCGACGATGTAGGTGCTGTGCTGTGCAACGCGACGGTGAGCACCTACAaggctgtgccgctgccaccaccccgcagccgcagaagcagcggcgagggTGACACGCACTACGAGCTGCGCGCCAAGACGGTGCTGACGGACGTGGACCTGCGGGTGCCGCGCGGGCGGctgacggtggtgctggggCCGACGGGCAGCGGCAagtcgacgctgctggacgCGCTGATCGGcgcgctggcggtgacgcGCGGGCGCGTGGCGTGCTCGCGCAGCGTGGCGTacgtgccgcagcagccgtggatCATgagcgcgacgctgcgcgacaacgTTGTGTTCTTCGGTGCGCcggacgcggtggccttTGAGCGcgcggtgcgcagcagccagcTGGCGACGGacctggcgctgctggcggacgGCGCGGAGACGGAGAtcggggagaggggcatCAACCTGAGCGGCGGGCAGAGGGCGCGCGTCAGCCTTGCGCGCGCCGTGTACGCGGACCGCGACGTGTACGTGCTGGACGACCCGCTGTCGGCGCTGGACGCGCAGGTGGGCGAGCGCGTGATGCgcgagtgcgtgtgcggcgcgCTGGCCGGCAAGACGCGCGTGCTGGCCACGCACCaggtcagcgccgccgcctacGCGGacctggtggtgctgctggaggagggccgcgTTGCCTTTCAGGGGAGCTACGCCGCCTACCGGGACttcgcgcgcgtgcactACGAGCGCAGCTTAAGCGGTATCAGCAAGAGTTGGAGCTATGCCGCGCACACTGTCAGCGAGCTGGCGTCGGCTGTCGACCTCGCCAAGCTTGACGatgtgctggaggagaaagcTGCGCTGTCGCGTGCGTTGACGGAGACGGCACTGGAGTCGaacgctgctgtgctgtgcgtAGCGCACCCCCTGACACACAGCGTACTCAGTGACGCACTGACGGAGGCTGTGCCGAACGTGACGGTAGTGGAGAGTGGTGAGGAAAAGGCGGTGGGTGCTGTTCCGTGGGCGGTGTACCGGCGCTACATTGAGGCGTGTGGCGGCTGGGGTACTGTCTGCAGTATTCTCATCTTTTTCCTCGTCACTGAGGCGGTCTCTCGGTCTGCAGACGTGTGGCTCTCCCTCTGGTCAGGAGGAATGCTCGAAGGGCTCTCTGCGTACTGGCGCTTAGCTCCCTATGTGGCAAGTGTCCTTGTGGCCATcaccgtctctccctcccgtGACTTGTGGTGCttcacagcaatgcgccgtGCGTCTTATTCTGTTCATGCGGGGTTGCTGCACACCCTGACCCGAGCACGGCTCTCCTTTTTCGACGTCACACCGCACGGCCGCCTCATCAACCGCATGTCACGCGACATGGGCCTCATCGACTGGGACCTCCCCGCCAGTGTCGAcatcctcctctttttcttcttctaccTCATTGGGTATTTTTTACTCATGATCACATCGCAGCCCTTTGTCCTGGTCATACTGgtgccagcggtggtggtctACAGCCGCatttttcgcttcttctgcGCTGCCAACCGCGagatgcagcgcctcctgaaCATCTCGAACTCCCCCGTCTTCTCCATCCTCAGCGAAGTGCTGGCGGGGCACTGGACCATCCGCACCTACGGCCGCGATCGTGACGTAATGCGCGAAGTACTGGAGCGGCTGGACGGCGTGTTTGCATGCGCCTACATGCAGTGCATGGGAAGCAACTGGCTGTCGGTGCGCGTGGAGCTGCTCGGTAACGTTGCCGTGTCGGGGCTTGCGGTACTTGGTGTGCTTTCCACGCAGCTGCCGTGGATGCACATGAACCTCGGGCTGCTGGCTCTCACCATCAGCAAGGCGTCTTCCATCACAATGGTGCTGTCGCGCTTCATCATATATGGGGCGTCTGCGGAAGCGTCGATGAACTGCGTGGAGCGCGTGCTGTACTACACGGACAACGCGCCGACGGAAGACATGGGCGGCTGTAAGAGTGCTGTAGAGGCGTGCAGCAGTGATGCGCTCTCGGCGGCTGCCGACGGCGGagaggccgctgctgcggcaccggcggGATCGATTGTGTTCGAGCACGTGGACATGCGGTACCGGCCGgggctgccgctggtgctgcgcgacgtgTGCTTCGCGGTGGCGCCGGGGCAGAAGGTGGGCGTGGTGGGGCGCACCGGGAGCGGGAAgtccacgctgctgctggccttcctgcggctggtggaggtgtgcgGTGGCCGCATGCTGGTGTGCGGGCGCGACGCGCGCGACTACGACGTGCgggggctgcggcagctgttcTCCATGATCCCGCAGGACCCGCTGCTGTTCGACGGGACGGTGCGCAGCAACGTGGACCCGTttggccgctgcggcgacgctgcggtgtggcgcgcgctgcggcaggtgGGGATGGAGGAGCGCGTGCGCGGCGAGGCGGGCGGGCTGGACGGGCGCGTGCAGGAGGGCGGCGCGAACTACAGCGTGGgccagcgccagctgctgtgcctggcgcgcgcgctgctgaagcgcggcagcgccttCCTGCTCATGGACGAGGCGACCGCCAACGTCGACCCCGCGCTCGACCGCCAGATCCAGCGCACCGTGCAGCACACGTTCCGCGACTACACCGTCGTCACTATTGCGCACCGCCTGCACACCGTGGCCGCCTGCGACGCCATCCTCGTCATGGACCAGGGCCGCGTTCTCGAGTTTGGCTCGCCGCGCGAGCTGGTGGAGCGCGAGGGATCTGCGTTCAGTGCGTTGGTGAGGTCGCTGAGCAAAGGCGCACAGCAGGCGTTCCGTGTGGCACTGGAGGAGAGGTATGGGAGTGCGTCTGTGTAA
- a CDS encoding multidrug resistance protein, copy 1-like protein, whose protein sequence is MTDLFGEEPFYAVQAEDRSGWIFGPLFYTWIGDLMQRAAREELSADRLPRPMREYRAYNAGVALSAELQRQRARRHAWDGYVGARVGVLWDDASDGVLRWVGAVQQYGTPRQLYAGVEWRVAPSRRRGGWAGRCMRRLVCRRGRSPVPEHGPGAYHRGEVDGEHLFDAVEDDTVLTCELVEREGSAFNVLVRSLSKGAQQVFYTVLNEGGGVRSRTWPTLRTTIL, encoded by the coding sequence ATGACAGACCTCTTTGGTGAAGAGCCGTTCTATGCCGTACAGGCGGAGGACCGCTCGGGCTGGATCTTTGGCCCGCTCTTCTACACATGGATTGGCGACCTCATGCAGCGCGCGGCGCGAGAGGAGCTGAGCGCGGATCGGCTGCCGCGCCCCATGCGGGAGTACCGCGCCTACAACGCCGGCGTCGCACTGTccgcggagctgcagcgtcagcggGCGCGCCGCCATGCGTGGGACGGCTACGTGGGCGCGCGCGTCGGGGTGCTCTGGGATGACGCCAGCGACGGCGTGCTGCGCTGGGTgggtgcggtgcagcagtacGGCACGCCGCGGCAGCTGTACGCGGGCGTGGAGTGGCGCGTGGCCCCGTCGCGGCGTCGTGGCGGCTGGGCTGGCCGCTGCATGCGCCGGCTGGTGTGTCGCCGAGGCCGCAGCCCTGTCCCCGAGCACGGCCCGGGGGCGTACCACCGCGGCGAGGTGGATGGCGAGCACCTCTTCGACGCTGTGGAGGACGACACGGTGCTGACGTGCGAGCTGGTGGAGCGCGAGGGATCTGCATTCAATGTGTTGGTGAGGTCGCTGAGCAAAGGCGCCCAGCAGGTATTTTACACGGTATTGAatgaaggtggtggtgtgcgaaGTCGAACATGGCCGACGCTGCGCACAACGATTTTGTGA